One Anthonomus grandis grandis chromosome 13, icAntGran1.3, whole genome shotgun sequence DNA segment encodes these proteins:
- the LOC126744152 gene encoding phosphatidate cytidylyltransferase, mitochondrial, translating to MTSGIIPTLPTVYNRILTKFPQNITFCFAYGSGVKKQLNNDTKQNMIDLIFAVKDPVTWHETNLRINPSHYSGLKFFGHEFIARYQINIGAKVYYNTLVQVDESLVKYGVVSTEDLITDLLEWSQLYLAGRLHKPVEIIQNPLDADLETALQLNLQSAVHAALLVLPESFSEYEFYHTICNLSYLGDFRMIFGENKNKVDSIVRAQMSGFRKLYKPFLLNLHDYIDFPMLKEDNCDPSVYCAQDLSPLARLHHLNQLPRLPQKLLTRYWNKGNFRQDTEDVLRAIAYDPDCGMIVSQRINEIVWKSSVRQSLKGILTAGVFKSLQYSSRKIKKMFKS from the coding sequence ATGACTTCGGGAATCATACCAACACTTCCCACTGTTTACAATCGGATCTTGACCAAATTCCCGCAAAACATAACATTTTGTTTCGCCTATGGTTCTGGTGTAAAAAAGCAGCTTAACAATGACACTAAACAGAACATGATCGACCTTATTTTTGCTGTAAAAGATCCCGTTACTTGGCACGAAACTAATTTGAGAATAAATCCTTCACACTATAGTGGTCTTAAGTTTTTTGGTCATGAATTTATTGCTCGATATCAAATAAACATTGGTGCCAAAGTATATTATAACACCTTAGTGCAAGTGGATGAAAGTCTTGTTAAATATGGCGTTGTATCCACAGAAGACCTTATCACTGACCTTCTAGAATGGTCCCAGTTATATTTGGCAGGCAGACTGCATAAACCTGTAGAAATAATCCAAAATCCTCTGGATGCAGATTTGGAAACAGCTTTACAACTTAATTTGCAGTCAGCAGTGCATGCGGCTCTTCTAGTTCTCCCAGAATCATTTAGTGAATATGAATTTTATCATACTATTTGCAACTTAAGTTATTTAGGAGACTTTCGTATGATATTTGGAGAGAACAAAAATAAGGTGGATAGCATTGTCCGAGCTCAAATGTCTGGCTTTAGAAAGCTTTATAagccatttttattaaatctgcaTGATTATATTGATTTTCCCATGTTAAAAGAAGATAATTGTGATCCTTCTGTATATTGTGCCCAAGACCTTAGTCCCTTGGCAAGGCTTCATCATCTAAACCAACTACCAAGACTGCCCCAAAAGCTTCTAACAAGATATTGGAATAAAGGCAATTTTAGGCAGGATACAGAAGATGTTTTAAGAGCTATAGCTTATGATCCAGATTGTGGAATGATTGTCAGCCAAAGAATAAATGAGATTGTCTGGAAGTCTTCTGTTAGACAAAGTTTAAAAGGAATTTTAACTGCAGGGGTTTTTAAAAGTCTACAATATAGTAgtagaaagattaaaaaaatgtttaaatcataa